One stretch of Numenius arquata chromosome 8, bNumArq3.hap1.1, whole genome shotgun sequence DNA includes these proteins:
- the HDAC11 gene encoding histone deacetylase 11 isoform X1, whose product MGLEKLHPFDAGKWGKVINFLKEEKLIADDLIVQAQEATDEDLLVVHTRRYLNKLKRKVLKPLRTQTGGTIMAGKLAVDRGWAINVGGGFHHCSSDKGGGFCAYADITLAIKFLFERVQGVSKATIIDLDAHQGNGHERDFMDDHRVYIMDVYNRYIYPGDGFAKRAIKRKVELEWGTEDTEYLQKVHTHVEGALNELKPDVIVYNAGTDILDGDPLGGLAISPQGIVKRDEVVFKAARSRRIPILMVTSGGYQKRTARIIADSILNLHNLGLIDKELATSGAGNPKCCVFHLLKE is encoded by the exons ATGGGACTTGAGAAACTGCACCCGTTCGAtgcagggaaatggggaaaaGTAATCAATTTCTTGAAAG aagaaaaactaATTGCAGACGACTTGATTGTACAGGCACAGGAGGCCACTGATGAAGATCTCTTGGTTGTTCACACAAGGCGCTACCTTAATAAATTAAAG AGAAAAGTGTTGAAACCTCTACGAACCCAGACAGGAGGCACGATAATG GCAGGAAAACTTGCTGTTGATAGAGGCTGGGCAATCAACGTGG GAGGTGGTTTTCATCACTGTTCGAGTGACAAAGGTGGAGGATTTTGTGCATATGCAGATATCACACTGGCTATAAAG TTCCTATTTGAAAGAGTCCAGGGCGTGTCTAAAGCCACAATTATCGATCTGGATGCCCATCAG GGAAATGGCCATGAGAGGGACTTCATGGATGATCATCGGGTATATATTATGGACGTGTACAATAGATATATTTATCCAGGGGATGGATTTGCTAAAC gtgccATAAAACGCAAGGTGGAGTTAGAGTGGGGCACGGAGGACACCGAGTATCTTCAGAAGGTACATACTCACGTGGAAGGAGcattaaatgaattaaaaccgGACGTCATTGTTTATAATGCCGGGACTGATATTCTGGATGGCGATCCCTTGGGAGGACTTGCTATTTCCCCTCAG GGAATTGTGAAGAGAGATGAAGTGGTGTTCAAGGCTGCCCGAAGCCGCAGAATCCCAATCCTGATGGTGACGTCCGGAGGCTACCAGAAGAGAACGGCACGAATTATCGCTGATTCCATCCTCAATTTGCACAACCTGGGGCTTATTGACAAGGAGCTCGCAACCAGCGGAGCTGGAAACCCTAAG TGCTGTGTTTTTCACTTGCTCAAGGAGTAA
- the HDAC11 gene encoding histone deacetylase 11 isoform X2 — MGLEKLHPFDAGKWGKVINFLKEEKLIADDLIVQAQEATDEDLLVVHTRRYLNKLKWSFVVATITEIPPVAFLPNFVVQRKVLKPLRTQTGGTIMAGKLAVDRGWAINVGGGFHHCSSDKGGGFCAYADITLAIKFLFERVQGVSKATIIDLDAHQGNGHERDFMDDHRVYIMDVYNRYIYPGDGFAKRAIKRKVELEWGTEDTEYLQKVHTHVEGALNELKPDVIVYNAGTDILDGDPLGGLAISPQGIVKRDEVVFKAARSRRIPILMVTSGGYQKRTARIIADSILNLHNLGLIDKELATSGAGNPKVEQMIRDSEKDLTNLSLQ, encoded by the exons ATGGGACTTGAGAAACTGCACCCGTTCGAtgcagggaaatggggaaaaGTAATCAATTTCTTGAAAG aagaaaaactaATTGCAGACGACTTGATTGTACAGGCACAGGAGGCCACTGATGAAGATCTCTTGGTTGTTCACACAAGGCGCTACCTTAATAAATTAAAG TGGTCGTTTGTTGTGGCTACAATCACGGAAATTCCACCAGTTGCCTTTCTTCCCAATTTCGTTGTTCAGAGAAAAGTGTTGAAACCTCTACGAACCCAGACAGGAGGCACGATAATG GCAGGAAAACTTGCTGTTGATAGAGGCTGGGCAATCAACGTGG GAGGTGGTTTTCATCACTGTTCGAGTGACAAAGGTGGAGGATTTTGTGCATATGCAGATATCACACTGGCTATAAAG TTCCTATTTGAAAGAGTCCAGGGCGTGTCTAAAGCCACAATTATCGATCTGGATGCCCATCAG GGAAATGGCCATGAGAGGGACTTCATGGATGATCATCGGGTATATATTATGGACGTGTACAATAGATATATTTATCCAGGGGATGGATTTGCTAAAC gtgccATAAAACGCAAGGTGGAGTTAGAGTGGGGCACGGAGGACACCGAGTATCTTCAGAAGGTACATACTCACGTGGAAGGAGcattaaatgaattaaaaccgGACGTCATTGTTTATAATGCCGGGACTGATATTCTGGATGGCGATCCCTTGGGAGGACTTGCTATTTCCCCTCAG GGAATTGTGAAGAGAGATGAAGTGGTGTTCAAGGCTGCCCGAAGCCGCAGAATCCCAATCCTGATGGTGACGTCCGGAGGCTACCAGAAGAGAACGGCACGAATTATCGCTGATTCCATCCTCAATTTGCACAACCTGGGGCTTATTGACAAGGAGCTCGCAACCAGCGGAGCTGGAAACCCTAAGGTAGAACAGATGATTAGAGACTCTGAAAAAGACTTAACCAACTTGTCACTGCAGTGA